The following proteins are co-located in the Psilocybe cubensis strain MGC-MH-2018 chromosome 5, whole genome shotgun sequence genome:
- a CDS encoding Dehydrogenase — MPFVTAEAAVLKSYDYIVIGGGTAGLTAAVRLSENPSESVLVLEAGSANLGDPKIDIPGQFGCTLGDPKYDWRFSTVKQRHVNDREIMWSRGKGLGGSSTINFYAWTRPPAKDVDAIERLGNPGWNWDDFVKYSKKSETFRSPLPEVTDKYPHSVDLRNRGSSGPVQVTIAPHFHTLDRVFQQTMRNIGLNSQHDPYGGDINGSWMATANLDPDTWTRCSSVSAYLLPNINRGNLFVLTQALVSRVLFQPARTGQDRTISGVEFLCGGRIYRIKADREVVLCAGAVKSPQILELSGVGNPAVLANLGVKMQVALPGVGENLQEHLMNTLGPYELDPRTSHETLDLLKDPKYAANARALYSRGMGIYRNSLSSFVYFPLQKVNPRASAAVVKRAEREIDLQVRQGTLAPGQLEQLSLQVAALRDDTIPDCEIILWPGSTPGAPTTPGKRYISFGSYLNHPISRGSIHAISTDPTKSPMIDPHHLESDVDLEILVQNFKFSRRIMEVEPLKSNVIREILPGPACQTDSQIRGKVDEYSWNGFQIMINIYWNAEYLKNNVSNGGHAVGTCSMLPRSKNGVVNPRLKVYGITNLRVADLSVIPIHIATHPQTIAYVIGEKVADFLKDGT; from the exons ATGCCATTCGTCACTGCTGAGGCAGCTGTCCTCAAGTCCTACGACTACATAGTTATTGGAGGAGGA ACTGCAGGCTTGACTGCTGCTGTTCGCCTTTCCGAAAATCCCTCCGAGTCGGTTCTTGTATTGGAGGCAGGGAGTGCGAACCTCGGCGACCCAAAAATAGATATTCCTGGCCAATTCGGTTGCACATTAGGCGATCCCAAG TATGATTGGAGATTTTCAACCGTGAAACAGAGGCACGTCAACGATAGAGAAATTATGTGGAGTCGAGGAAAGGGACTAG GTGGATCCTCTACAATAAATTTCTACGCCTGGACCAGACCACCAGCAAAGGATGTGGATGCAATAGAAAGGCTAGGAAACCCTGGGTGGAATTGGGATGATTTTGTCAAGTATTCAAAAAAGTCTGAGAC GTTTCGATCTCCACTTCCTGAGGTAACAGATAAATATCCACATTCGGTAGACCTTAGAAATAGAGGCTCATCAGGGCCTGTGCAAGTCACTATTGCGCCACACTTCCATACGTTGGATAGGGTCTTTCAGCAAACTATGCGCAACATTGGTCTAAACTCCCAACACGATCCGTATGGTGGAGAT ATTAATGGGTCATGGATGGCTACTGCAAATCTTGACCCTGACACCTGGACTCGTTGTTCGTCCGTATCAGCATACCTATTACCCAACATCAATCGAGGAAACCTATTC GTTTTAACTCAAGCACTGGTATCCCGTGTTCTTTTTCAACCCGCACGTACAGGTCAGGACAGGACAATAAGCGGCGTGGAATTCTTGTGTGGTGGACGTATATATCGTATAAAAGCTGACCGAGAGGTCGTGTTATGTGCAGG AGCAGTCAAGTCACCTCAGATACTGGAACTTTCGGGTGTTGGAAATCCCGCTGTGCTTGCAAACCTAGGCGTCAAAATGCAGGTTGCTCTGCCCGGTGTCGGAGAGAACCTTCAGGAGCATCTAATGAACACACTCGGTCCTTATGAACTGGATCCACGAACATCGCACGAGACGCTTGATCTCCTCAAAGATCCTAAATACGCCGCTAATGCAAGGGCTCTCTA CTCCCGTGGCATGGGCATTTACCGCAATTCTCTTTCCTCATTCGTATACTTCCCGTTGCAAAAGGTCAATCCACGTGCATCAGCAGCAGTGGTGAAGAGGGCCGAGCGTGAAATCGATCTGCAAGTGAGGCAGGGAACGCTAGCACCTGGCCAACTAGAACAACTCAGCCTTCAGGTAGCTGCCCTCCGGGACGACACTATACCTGACTGTGAAATTATCCTATGGCCAGGATCAACGCCGGGAG CTCCGACGACTCCGGGCAAGAGATATATCAGTTTTGGAAGCTATCTAAATCACCCCATTTCAAGAGGTTCTATT CATGCTATCAGCACCGACCCGACCAAAAGCCCTATGATTGACCCCCATCACCTTGAAAGCGATGTTG ATCTTGAGATCTTGGTTCAAAATTTCAAGTTCAGCCGCAGAATTATGGAGGTTGAGCCGCTGAAGTCGAACGTTATCCGGGAGATACTGCCTGGACCTGCCTGCCAAACAGACTCTCAGATTCGAGGTAAGGTCGACGAGTACTCTTGGAATGGTTTCCAGATAATGATAAATATCTATTGGAATGCAGAGTATTTGAAGAATAATGTTTCTAACGGAGGAC ACGCCGTTGGCACCTGCTCTATGCTTCCCCGTAGCAAGAACGGGGTCGTAAATCCACGGTTGAAG GTGTATGGTATCACTAATTTACGCGTCGCCGACCTTTCCGTAATTCCCATTCATATCGCGACTCATCCTCAAA CCATTGCCTACGTTATTGGAGAGAAAG TGGCGGACTTCTTGAAAGATGGTACTTGA